The Arcobacter roscoffensis genome segment TGGGGCTGTTTTTTGTGAAGCTACAACTGTATCTTTATCTTCATCTGTATATGTAAATGACATATCTTTTGATGTATCTTCATTTGTAGTTATTAACTCATCAATTGTAATTTTTGGATCATCATTAACATCATTTATATTAATTGTTAAAGATTGAGTATCACTTAGAGTTGAGCCACCATTATCTGTAACTACTACATCAATACTATATGAAGATTTCATCTCATAATTTGCTGCAGTTTTAAAAGTGATTACACCTGTTTTTGAATCAATATTAAAGGCTTTAGCATCAGTTCCATCAATAGAATAAGTTAATACTTGTCCATCATTTACATCTGTTGCATCTATATCTATAACTGCTGTTTGATTTTCATCTACAGCTACTGTTGCTGTTGGATTAGAATCATTATTTGTGATAATTGGAGCAGCGTTATCTACTGTTGTAAATTTCCATATTGTTTTATTACTAATACCTTCATAGAAGTTACCATCTACATCTTTTAAAGTTGTTTTATCAATGATTACATAATAAGCAGTATTTAATTCTAGTTTTGTTTCTTTATTTATTGCAACTACTGTATTTGTAAGTTTGTTTTCTTCAGTAGGTTTTTCTATAGTAATCTTATCTGATGTTATAGCTATAGTTTCAACTACACTATCATCTGATGATTTATGAATTACTATATTTCCTATATTACCTTCTACTTCTTCATTTTTTATTACTTCTTCACTAAATTCTAGTTTTAAAGCAGAGTCTAACTCAACTCCTGTAGCTCCTTTACTTGGTGTATATTTTACTACACTTGGGAAGATAGTAATTGTCTTTTGAATTGCTTTTGTATTATCATTTCCTGCTTTATCTGTAAATGTTTTTTCATTTACATTTATAGTGATTTGAGAAGTACTTTTGTCATCTATTGTAAGTTTTACTGTATATTCCTTACTATTTGATTCACTTTGAGCAAAGTCACTTAAGCTACCTGCATTTATGCTTATATTTTCTACAGTAAAGTTATCACTCTCTTCTGAAAGAGTAAATGTTAAGTCTATTACTTCACCATTTATTGCTACAGTTTTTGATGTAGAAATTGAGATACTTGGAACTTGCGTATCTATTGAAATAGTTTTTTGACTTGCCTTTGTATTATCATTTCCTACTGCATCTTTAAACTTAGCTGCTGCTACATCTATTGTTCCATCTGTTATTGAGTTTTCACTTGGTGTAAATGTTGCTGTATAAACTTTACCTTCTCCTGAGAAGTTAGTTAATACTCCACCACTTACTACTACATCAGCTACTGCAAAGTCTGTACTGTTTTCAGAAAGTGTAAATGTAACTGTAGCACTTTCACCTGCTTTTAATACTTCTTTATTTGAAGTAATTACAATACTTGGAACTTGCGTATCTATTGAAATAGTTTTTTGACTTGCCTTTGTATTATCATTTCCTACTGCATCTTTAAACTTAGCTGCTGCTACATCTATTGTTCCATCTGTTATTGAGTTTTCACTTGGTGTAAATGTTGCTGTATAAACTTTACCTTCTCCTGAGAAGTTAGTTAATACTCCACCACTTACTACTACATCAGCTACTGCAAAGTCTGTACTGTTTTCAGAAAGTGTAAATGTAACTGTAGCACTTTCACCTGCTTTTAATACTTCTTTATTTGAAGTAATTACAATACTTGGAACTTGCGTATCTATTGAAATAGTTTTTTGACTTGCCTTTGTATTACCATTTCCTACTGGATCTGTAAACTTAGCTGCTGAAACATCTATTGTTCCATCTGTTATTGAGTTTTCACTTGGTGTAAATGTTGCTGTATAAACTTTACCTTCTCCTGAGAAGTTAGTTAATACTCCACCACTTACTACTATATCAGCTACTGCAAAATTTGTACTGTTTTCAGAAAGTGTAAATGTAACTGTAGCACTTTCACCTGCTTTTAATACTTCTTTATTTGAAGTAATTACAATACTTGGAACTTGAGTATCTATTGAGATAGTTTTTTGACTTGCCTTTGTATTATCATTTCCTACTGCATCTTTAAACTTAGCTGCTGCTACATCTATTGTTCCATCTGTTATTGAGTTTTCACTTGGTGTAAATGTTGCTGTATAAACTTTACCTTCTCCTGAGAAGTTAGTTAATACTCCACCACTTACTACTACATCAGCTACTGCAAAGTCTGTACTGTTTTCAGAAAGTGTAAATGTAACTGTAGCACTTTCACCTGCTTTTAATACTTCTTTATTTGAAGTAATTACAATACTTGGAACTTGAGTATCTATTGAAATAGTTTTTTGACTTGCCTTTGTATTATCATTTCCAACTGCATCTTTAAACTTAGCTGCTGCTACATCTATTGTTCCATCTGTTATTGAGTTTTCACTTGGTGTAAATGTTGCCGTATAAACTTTACCTTCTCCTGAGAAGTTAGTTAAGTTTCCACCACTTACTACTATATCAGCTACTGCAAAGTCTGTACTGTTTTCTGAAAGTGTAAATGTTACTGTTGCACTTTCACCTTTCTTCAATGCATCTTTATTTGAAGTAATTACAATACTTGGAACTATATTATCTAAAGTATATCTCTCACCTGTTGTAAAGTTATCAATTCCAGCTCCACCTATTGGTACACCATTTGAATTTTTAACACTATTGTCATCTACAAATTTAACACCCACAGAACCATTATATAAAGCTAAATCACCACCTGATACTGTTACTTCATATCCAATACTAAATCTAGTTACATTTGTAATAGTTGCTGTTGTATTTCCTACTACTTCAAAATCTGCTATTGTGGCATCATTTTCTTGTGGGATATTAGAATCTATATAAACAAAGAATAATAGACTATCACTATTTGTAGTTTCTGAAGCTTGTTCATCTCTTTTTATACTTGTGATTTCTGGTGCATCTAGGATTGAAATTTCAAAACTATTACTTGCACTTACTGTACCATCATTAGTAGTTATACTTATTTTTGATACACCTGAGAAATCTTTATTAGGCTTATATTTACCTATATTAAATGCATTTGTTAAAGCTTGAGCACTTCCCTTGACAGTAATATTACTATCTTCTATACCATCACCTTCTATGAACTCTAAGTTTTCTGTTCCTATAGTTACTAATCCATTTGTAACTGTAATTGTAGCTGTTTGAATATCACCATCTACATCTATTACTTTAAAATCTTGAGGAAGAGCAGGAGCATAGAAATCTTCATAGATTACAATTTCATTTGTAGGAACTGAAATTGTTGGTGCATCATTTGTATTATTTACTGTGATTGTAAAGTTATGTTCTACCTCATTTACTCCATCACTTAAAACAAGACTTACATTATGTTCACCTACATCTGCATTCGTTGGTGTTCCATTTAAAGAGTTTAATTTAAATTTATAAATTGCTCTTTCAGTTCTATCTGAAACATAAATTTCATTATTCCAAAATGCAATACCTTGAACACCACTAAAAGGATTAGATAAATCTTTACCAGCTACTGTTTTAACTTTACCTGTTGGGTCAATCATTCTTATTCTATGATTACCTCTATCAGATACAAAAATAGAACCTTCATTATTTATTCTAAGATATAATGGATTTTTTAATAGTGCATCTCTTGCATTGCCATTGTCTCCTGAGAAACCAGAAGTATTATAAGTTCCCATTACATTAAGCCATTTACTGCTATCTGTAATATCTATTTTTTCTACAACATGATTACTTACTCTCGTGAAATAAATATAACCATTATAATAATCTATACCCCAAGGATAATATAATCCTGTCTTAAAGTCTGTTATATTTCCATCTGGTGTAACCTTTTTAATGATTCCTGCATTTGAATAAATAACTGCATACATATTTCCATCATCATCGAAAGTCACATCTGAAACACCTGCATCATTTGAACCATCACCAAAAACTGCGTAAGTTGTGATTATATTAGTAGTTAAATCAATTTTTCTTACCCTATCATCACTCTTATCACTAATATATAAAGCATTCTTATAATATTTAACTCCCCAAATTTTGTCAAAAAGAGCATCTTTTGCTAAACCATCATCACCAAAACCATTTATTCCAATACTTTTTTCTGAACCTGCAAATATTGTTGTATTACCGTTTATATCTCTTTTATATACAACATTTTGATTTGGCGAGACATAATATAAGTTACCTTTATCATCAAAATCCATACCATAAATATTATATACATCTTCTTCATTTCCAATATCTGAACTAACAAGAGAAGGGTTTGTATTTAAACTCAACCAAGATGGAAGAGAAGTACCATCTTTTACACTCCAAGTTAAATAATCACCTTGAGCATCACTTGCACTTAAATCATAACTATAAGATTCATCTTCATTTACACTTGTAAGTTCTTCACTTGTTATTTTAGGAGCTTTTGGTTTTACTGTAATTGTAAAGTCATGCTCTACTTCATTTATACCATCACTTAAAATAAGTGTTATATTATGTTCCCCTACATCATTAATAGTTGGTGTTCCTGATAAACTTGGAGGTGAAATATTAAACTTTTTAATGGCATTATTTCCTGTATCTGCTATGTATAAATTGTCATTTTCATCTAAAAAGATTCCAGAAGGAGAAGATAAGCCAGTATCTAATATAGTAATTAAATTTGTACCATCAAACTTTTTAATAGCATTATTTCCTGTATCAGCTATATATAAATTACTATTACGATCTATTGCTAAATCTAAAGGAGAATTTAAACCATCATTTACAACAGTAGTAAGCATTTGACCATCAAACTTTTTAATAGTACTACTTCCCGTGTCTGCTATATATAAATCATAATTATCAAAAACTAACGCTGTAGGAGAAGATAATCCTTCATTTATTATAGTATGTGTTTGATATTGAGATGAAATGTCTTTTATAGCATTATTTCCAGTGTCAGCAACTAGAATCATTCCAAAGTTGGTGGCGGCTAGTCCTGTTGGAGAAGATAGCCCGTCATTTACTAAAGGTTCAACACCTTCAACAGTCGACCATTTAATAGAGTTATTATTAGTATCTGATATATAAAATCGACCATAATCTATTAATAAACCTTGTGGTGAATTAAAATTAGGATGATTAAATAAAGTTTGAAGTTGTAAACCATCAAATTCTTTTACTTGATTGTTTCCTGAATCTAAAATATATAGTCTATTCTCAAATATAGATATTTTAGATGGTGCATTTAGTCCACTATCTACGATAGTTGATACAGAATTTTGATTTAGTCTTAACCACGATGGAAGAGAAGTACCATCTTTCACACTCCAAGTTAAAGTATCATCTTGTTCATCTGTAGCACTAAAAATATACTTATAAGCTTCATCTTCATTTACACTTACAACTGGCTCACTAGTTACTTTAGGAGCTTTTGCTTTTACTGTAATTGTGAAGCTATGTTCAACTTCATTTACGCCATCATCTAAAACTAAACTTATATTATGTTCACCTAAATCTGCATTTGTTGGAGTTCCTATAAGTTTAGTAACGGCTGAATCTACTTTTCTTATTGAATGAGTAAAAGAATCTGATATATAAATATTTCCATCATTATCAATTGCTAGTCCAGAAGGCTGATATAGTTTGGCACTTGTTGCATTTAGTCCATCTCCAGTATCACCACTTATTCCCATTATACCTGCAACTGTAGTTATAATACCAGTATTTACATCTACTTTTCTTACAACATAATTTTTTTGATCAGCTACATATATATTTCCTTTATCATCTAGTGTAATTGAAACAGGTGTGTTAAGCTTAGCATTTGTAGCAAGGTCTCCATCTCCACTAGCTCCACTTATACCAAGAGTACCTGCAACCGTAGTGATTATACCTGTTTCAGCATCTACTTTTCTAATAGCATGATTTAAGTAATCTGCTATATAAATATTTCCAATATTGTCTATTGCTAACTTATATGGAAGACTCAGTTTGGCATTTGTAGCAAGACTACCATCTCCACTAGTTCCACTTACGCCAAAAGTACCTGCGATAGTAGAAATAGTACCAGTGTTCACAGTTACTTTTCTAATAACATGATTATTACTATCTGCTATATAAATATTTCCAATATCATCTACAATTAATCCTGTTGGAGCTGTTAACTTAGCACTTAAAGCACTACCTCCATCTCCACTAGAACCTCTTTCGCCAAAAGTACCAGCAACAGTATTTATAATTCCAGTATTTATATCTATTTTTCTAATAGCATGATTACCCTTGTCAGCAATATAAATATTTCCATTACTATCTATATCTATTTCCATTGGAAAATTTAGTTTTGCATTTATAGCAAGCTCCCCATCTCCACTAGTTCCACTTATTCCAAGAGTACCTGCAATAGTAGTTATTATTCCTGTATTAGCATCGACTTTTCTGATAGCATGATTAGCAGTATCTACTACATAGATATTTCCAGAAGAATCTACCTTCACACCTTTGGGAGCAAATAGTTTTGCATTTACAGCAAGTTCACCATCTCCACTTGTTCCTGCATTACTGACACCTAGTGTTCCTGCTACAGTATTTATCTTAGATATAGTAGATAAACTCAACCAATTAGGAAGAGTAGTACCATCTTTTACACGCCAGTTTAAATCATCTCCATCAACATCATTTCCTTTAAGGCTATAACTATATTCACTATCCTCATCAGCACTTATTACTGCTTCATCTTTAAATTCTGGAATATTATCATTTACATTTGAAATATCAACAGTAAGTGTTTTATCAAAAGTTAAGCCAGCAATATCTGTAGTTCTTACACAAATACTATAAGATGACTTACTTTCGTAGTCAAATACTGTATTAGCTTTTAGTTCATCTCCATTTATAGCAAAGTTTGTATCATCAACTCCACCACAAAAACTGTATGTAAATGTATCTTCTACATCGACATCTGTAGAATTAAGTAAGCCTATCGTTATATCACTTGCACTGTTTTCAACTATACTATTTGATGAAAGACTTATGTCAGTTGGCATGTCATTTACATTATTTACTGTGATTGTAAAGTTATGTTCAACTTCATTTACCCCATCACTTAAAATAAGATTTACAGTATGTTCACCTACATCTTCATTTTTTGGTGTTCCTGTAAGTTGTATAGGAGGAGTTATTTTTCTAATGTTATATGTATAAGTTGTATCTCCCATTAAAGATGAAACTGCAGATTGAGTGTTTGTAATATAAAGGTTTCCATCTTTATCAAAAACGCTATTAATTGGAATATAAAAAGTTGCGCTTGAGAGTGCTCCATTGTTCATACCTGTTGTTGTAGGTGAACCCGAATATGTAGAAACAACTCCTAGTTGCGTAATTTTTCTAATTGTATGATTGTTTTTATCCACAACAAAAAGATTGTCATTTATATCTATAGAGATACTCCAAGGAAATTTAAACTTTGCACTTGTTGATTCCCCATCATCTGAACCAAAACTTCCTGATACCCCTGCAAATGTACTTGCAACTCCATTTTGAGTTACCTTTCTAATTATATGATAATTATATGAAGGAATATAAAGGTTATCATTACTATCTAATGCAATGTTTTGAGGATAATAAACTCTAGTATCAGTTATTCCTGCCGTTCCATCTCCAATAAGTGTTGTTACAACACCTTCTTGTGTTATTTTTCTAATTCTATGATTGCTTCTATCTGCTACATATATGTTATCATTTTTATCTATTGCTAATCCATGAGGATAATTAAACTTTGCTAATTCTCCTGTAGCATCATTAAAGCCAGAAATACTTCCTGCAAAAACGCTTATTATACCAGATGGTGTAATCTTTTTGATTTTATGTTCAGAACTATCTGAAACATAAATATTGTCTGAACTATCTATTGTTAAACCAACTATCTTAGTAAAAGAGCTATCACCCCCTACAAAAGTTGTAACAACTCCATTAGGTGTAATCTTTACTATTGAATCTTGAGTATCATTCGTTGTAAAAATATTACCATTACTATCAGTAGCCATCTCAATATAAGTAGATTTTGTACTTAAATAATGTGAACTAAAAGTAGAAACAGTTGGTGCTGTATTATTAAAACTTAGCCAAGTAGGTAACGATGTATTCTCTTTCACACTCCAGTTTAAATCATCCCCTTGCCCATCAACTCCTGTAAGTGTGTAGAGATATTCACTATCCTCATCTACACTTGTCACTGCTTCACTTGTAACTACTGGGGCTAAGCTATTTACAGTTATTTGAAAATTATGTTCAACCTCATTTGTTCCATCACTTAATATAAGGTTTACATCATGTACACCTACATCATCTTTTGTTGGAGTTCCGGTTAGTAGTTTATAAACATTTGATATCTTTCTTATTCTATTATTTAAAATATCTGCTACATAGGTATTACCACTAGAATCAACTGCAACTGAATAAGGATTTTTAAATGAAGCAACTGTAGCATTTCCATCAGTTGAACCACCAAGTCCACTTCCTGCTAGAGTTGTAACATTTCCATCACTTGTTATCTTTCTAATTTTATCATTTCCAAAATCTGCTACATAGACATTACCACTAGAATCAACTGCAACTCCTGAAGGTTTATTAAATGAAGCAGTTGCTCCAACTCCATCAGCAAAAGCAGCATCTCCACTTCCTGCTAAAGTTGTAACATTTCCATTTGTGTCAATCTTTCTTATTCTATGATTTAAAGTATCTGCTACATAAACATTACCACTAGAATCAACTGCAACTCCTGAAGGGCTTTTAAATGAAGCATTTGTTCCAAGACCATCAGCAAAAGTAGCATATCCATTTCCTGCTAGAGTTGTAACAGTTCCATCTGGGCTTATTTTTCTAATTCGATTATTGCTGTAATCTGCTACATAAACATTGCCACTAGAATCAACTGCAATCCCATCAGGATTTTGAAATGAAGCATTTGCTCCAACTCCATCACGAAAAAAGCCATATCCACTTCCCGCTAAAGTTGTAACATTTCCATCTGGACTTATTTTTCTAATTTTATGATTGAAGTTATCAGATACATAAACATTACCACTAGAGTCAACTGCAAGTTGGTTAGGATAATTAAATGAAGCAGCTTCTCCAAGACCATCAGCAAAAGCAGCATTTCCACTTCCTGCTAGAGTTGTAACATTTCCATCACTTGTTATCTTTCTAATTTTATGATTAGAAGAATCAGATACATAGACATTCCCATTAGAATCAACTGCAACTCCATAAGGAAAAGAAAATGAAGCAGTTATTGCACTTCCATCAGATGAACCATTACTTCCACTTCCTGCAAAAGTTGATACTATAGTTTCATGGTTTAAAGTAAGCCAATTGGGTAAACTAGTTCCATCTTTCAGTTTCCATGTTAATTCATCACCATCCTCATCACTTCCTATAAATTCATAACTATAAGCCGTGTTTTCATTTACACTTATTACTGGTTCACTTGTAATTGTTGGACTAGCGGCAAAAACACTTTGAGCTATGAAGAGTATCAATAATGATACAAAACTTTTTAATCTAAAAAATTCCATACACTCTCCCTGATATGTACTTTATTCATTTCCCTTATCTCCCTTTAGGCTAATATTTTTATTTATTAAATAATAAAAGAAACTTTTGGCAACTTCTGGCAATTTAGTTTAAAATAAGGTTTTAGTAATTTAATTATGTGATTTTAAAAGTAGATAACTATATGATAATTAATAGTAAACATATGAGTTTAGGTAATAATGATAGAAAAAATTAATAAGACTCTAAAATATATCCATATTTAAAAGATGATTTTATAAAGCCTTTTGTAGTTTTTTTTCTCACTCTTTTGGCTATAGTAAAAAGAGCATCTAGTGAAAACTGCTCCGTACAATAAATATGATTATGTATATCCTCATAGGATACTGGTTGGTTGATTTTTAAGACAAGAGCATTAATAAAAGCATTTTCATTTTTTGAAAGCTCTATTTTTTGATTTGCTAAAAATAAAGCTTTTTTATCTATGTTCCATTTATAATCATCGATTAGCTTGATATATTTATCTTGTGTTAAATTTTCTACAGCTTGAAATAACACTTGTTTTAGCTGTTCCATCTTTACTGGTTTTACTAAATAGCTCACAAGATTCAAAGGAACTACTTTTAATAAATCTTCTGTATTTGTATGTGCAGAAAATAAAATTAGTTGCGTATTTTTATCCGTCTTTCTAATCTCTTCTACAAGTTCCACTCCACTAAAATGAGGCATGTTTATATCAGTAAAAACTATACTAGGATTATGCTCTTTATAAATTCTTAATCCTTCAAGTCCATTACAAGCCTTATAAACTGTATCACAAAATAAAGATACATATTTTTCAAATCTATTTAATAAAGAGATTTCATCTTCTACAATTAATATTGAAATATTTTTCATCATTTACACCTTATATTATGATGCTAAATTTAGCACCATCTTTTGTATTTTCCACATTTAAAGAACCATTCATGCTATTTTCTATAATACTTTTAGATATGTAAAGTCCCAATCCTGTACCTTCAAACTGATGTTTTGTTGTAAAATATGGTTCAAATATTTTAGATATTATCTCCTCTTTGATACCATCTGCATTATCTTCTATACTTAAAACTACTTTGTTATTTAGTTTTTTAGAAATTATTTTTATAGTTTTACTCTTTTTTTCTTTCAAAGCATATATTGCATTTGATATTATTGAAATCAAAACTTGTGTATATTCTTCTTTTAAACCAAATAGCTTATCTTCTTTACTTACATCTACTATAATCTCTATATCATTTTTATAAAGAGTATTTCCTAATATAATCAAAGCTTTATCCACTGATTGAAAGATATAAAACTCTTTACTTGTTTTATTTGGTTTAAAATATGTCAGAAAATCTTCTACT includes the following:
- a CDS encoding Ig-like domain-containing protein — its product is MEFFRLKSFVSLLILFIAQSVFAASPTITSEPVISVNENTAYSYEFIGSDEDGDELTWKLKDGTSLPNWLTLNHETIVSTFAGSGSNGSSDGSAITASFSFPYGVAVDSNGNVYVSDSSNHKIRKITSDGNVTTLAGSGNAAFADGLGEAASFNYPNQLAVDSSGNVYVSDNFNHKIRKISPDGNVTTLAGSGYGFFRDGVGANASFQNPDGIAVDSSGNVYVADYSNNRIRKISPDGTVTTLAGNGYATFADGLGTNASFKSPSGVAVDSSGNVYVADTLNHRIRKIDTNGNVTTLAGSGDAAFADGVGATASFNKPSGVAVDSSGNVYVADFGNDKIRKITSDGNVTTLAGSGLGGSTDGNATVASFKNPYSVAVDSSGNTYVADILNNRIRKISNVYKLLTGTPTKDDVGVHDVNLILSDGTNEVEHNFQITVNSLAPVVTSEAVTSVDEDSEYLYTLTGVDGQGDDLNWSVKENTSLPTWLSFNNTAPTVSTFSSHYLSTKSTYIEMATDSNGNIFTTNDTQDSIVKITPNGVVTTFVGGDSSFTKIVGLTIDSSDNIYVSDSSEHKIKKITPSGIISVFAGSISGFNDATGELAKFNYPHGLAIDKNDNIYVADRSNHRIRKITQEGVVTTLIGDGTAGITDTRVYYPQNIALDSNDNLYIPSYNYHIIRKVTQNGVASTFAGVSGSFGSDDGESTSAKFKFPWSISIDINDNLFVVDKNNHTIRKITQLGVVSTYSGSPTTTGMNNGALSSATFYIPINSVFDKDGNLYITNTQSAVSSLMGDTTYTYNIRKITPPIQLTGTPKNEDVGEHTVNLILSDGVNEVEHNFTITVNNVNDMPTDISLSSNSIVENSASDITIGLLNSTDVDVEDTFTYSFCGGVDDTNFAINGDELKANTVFDYESKSSYSICVRTTDIAGLTFDKTLTVDISNVNDNIPEFKDEAVISADEDSEYSYSLKGNDVDGDDLNWRVKDGTTLPNWLSLSTISKINTVAGTLGVSNAGTSGDGELAVNAKLFAPKGVKVDSSGNIYVVDTANHAIRKVDANTGIITTIAGTLGISGTSGDGELAINAKLNFPMEIDIDSNGNIYIADKGNHAIRKIDINTGIINTVAGTFGERGSSGDGGSALSAKLTAPTGLIVDDIGNIYIADSNNHVIRKVTVNTGTISTIAGTFGVSGTSGDGSLATNAKLSLPYKLAIDNIGNIYIADYLNHAIRKVDAETGIITTVAGTLGISGASGDGDLATNAKLNTPVSITLDDKGNIYVADQKNYVVRKVDVNTGIITTVAGIMGISGDTGDGLNATSAKLYQPSGLAIDNDGNIYISDSFTHSIRKVDSAVTKLIGTPTNADLGEHNISLVLDDGVNEVEHSFTITVKAKAPKVTSEPVVSVNEDEAYKYIFSATDEQDDTLTWSVKDGTSLPSWLRLNQNSVSTIVDSGLNAPSKISIFENRLYILDSGNNQVKEFDGLQLQTLFNHPNFNSPQGLLIDYGRFYISDTNNNSIKWSTVEGVEPLVNDGLSSPTGLAATNFGMILVADTGNNAIKDISSQYQTHTIINEGLSSPTALVFDNYDLYIADTGSSTIKKFDGQMLTTVVNDGLNSPLDLAIDRNSNLYIADTGNNAIKKFDGTNLITILDTGLSSPSGIFLDENDNLYIADTGNNAIKKFNISPPSLSGTPTINDVGEHNITLILSDGINEVEHDFTITVKPKAPKITSEELTSVNEDESYSYDLSASDAQGDYLTWSVKDGTSLPSWLSLNTNPSLVSSDIGNEEDVYNIYGMDFDDKGNLYYVSPNQNVVYKRDINGNTTIFAGSEKSIGINGFGDDGLAKDALFDKIWGVKYYKNALYISDKSDDRVRKIDLTTNIITTYAVFGDGSNDAGVSDVTFDDDGNMYAVIYSNAGIIKKVTPDGNITDFKTGLYYPWGIDYYNGYIYFTRVSNHVVEKIDITDSSKWLNVMGTYNTSGFSGDNGNARDALLKNPLYLRINNEGSIFVSDRGNHRIRMIDPTGKVKTVAGKDLSNPFSGVQGIAFWNNEIYVSDRTERAIYKFKLNSLNGTPTNADVGEHNVSLVLSDGVNEVEHNFTITVNNTNDAPTISVPTNEIVIYEDFYAPALPQDFKVIDVDGDIQTATITVTNGLVTIGTENLEFIEGDGIEDSNITVKGSAQALTNAFNIGKYKPNKDFSGVSKISITTNDGTVSASNSFEISILDAPEITSIKRDEQASETTNSDSLLFFVYIDSNIPQENDATIADFEVVGNTTATITNVTRFSIGYEVTVSGGDLALYNGSVGVKFVDDNSVKNSNGVPIGGAGIDNFTTGERYTLDNIVPSIVITSNKDALKKGESATVTFTLSENSTDFAVADIVVSGGNLTNFSGEGKVYTATFTPSENSITDGTIDVAAAKFKDAVGNDNTKASQKTISIDTQVPSIVITSNKEVLKAGESATVTFTLSENSTDFAVADVVVSGGVLTNFSGEGKVYTATFTPSENSITDGTIDVAAAKFKDAVGNDNTKASQKTISIDTQVPSIVITSNKEVLKAGESATVTFTLSENSTNFAVADIVVSGGVLTNFSGEGKVYTATFTPSENSITDGTIDVSAAKFTDPVGNGNTKASQKTISIDTQVPSIVITSNKEVLKAGESATVTFTLSENSTDFAVADVVVSGGVLTNFSGEGKVYTATFTPSENSITDGTIDVAAAKFKDAVGNDNTKASQKTISIDTQVPSIVITSNKEVLKAGESATVTFTLSENSTDFAVADVVVSGGVLTNFSGEGKVYTATFTPSENSITDGTIDVAAAKFKDAVGNDNTKASQKTISIDTQVPSISISTSKTVAINGEVIDLTFTLSEESDNFTVENISINAGSLSDFAQSESNSKEYTVKLTIDDKSTSQITINVNEKTFTDKAGNDNTKAIQKTITIFPSVVKYTPSKGATGVELDSALKLEFSEEVIKNEEVEGNIGNIVIHKSSDDSVVETIAITSDKITIEKPTEENKLTNTVVAINKETKLELNTAYYVIIDKTTLKDVDGNFYEGISNKTIWKFTTVDNAAPIITNNDSNPTATVAVDENQTAVIDIDATDVNDGQVLTYSIDGTDAKAFNIDSKTGVITFKTAANYEMKSSYSIDVVVTDNGGSTLSDTQSLTININDVNDDPKITIDELITTNEDTSKDMSFTYTDEDKDTVVASQKTAPSNGTISISDTTITYTPRANYNGKDFFVVTLSDGNGYSVDKTINVSITAVDDAPEITTTLNNQTQVEDGEGLVISLATSDIDSDASTATYTVTSSDENIATAYIRDGKLIVVPKKNANGNVTITLTSTIDGKSTTKIFTYSLTNVNDAPTISNIGDISHDQSADEIVKTIEFDIWDDVEITSLIASSSNENLLANDSIEVSKLSDTNAQLKYTVTGNNAGITTVTVVVKDIEGLEYKESFNINIKAANASLCVENTKTALTFDNIKKDNNSQDAITSNLELVNTIASVCEASITWSSTKEEIIDTNGVVTKSENNTTLLITALIKKDEFSSKKEFLVTVLADTLSDEEILEKISFDIIKKENSLKSQITSSLNLSTMFLNKNIQWTSSDESVISPYSGYITRPNDEDKEVTITVFIGEVKKEFKVTVLKNESSSEQIVQKDKELLTLTSILDKNIDKNNVVYNLLKPLPLKGANGSTIIWSSSNTDVITQEGDVIRDSSSDKTVTFTATITHGDGENKVTETKEFIITVLQNKIEEENNNSFVSATQTDTKVEVTTTKDGQESKTQSTFADTIKGLVENIVSQESVKSVIELAEKIVNVYLNTDGTSQSTIETKDGKSASMKTQGKSSTTNVDGEGNIESSSSTNSGTVKLRLNSDGSVTHVVENTLEGKTSTASSSIEGSNVESDKDGNVETTSEVKKDGYVYKAVVSTNTTGETTTKFVRVNLSTGEQDDVDNTVSSNTPFQAGNEVTITEDDDGNLYIKTTTPLDGSLEIE
- a CDS encoding response regulator transcription factor, which codes for MKNISILIVEDEISLLNRFEKYVSLFCDTVYKACNGLEGLRIYKEHNPSIVFTDINMPHFSGVELVEEIRKTDKNTQLILFSAHTNTEDLLKVVPLNLVSYLVKPVKMEQLKQVLFQAVENLTQDKYIKLIDDYKWNIDKKALFLANQKIELSKNENAFINALVLKINQPVSYEDIHNHIYCTEQFSLDALFTIAKRVRKKTTKGFIKSSFKYGYILESY